Proteins from one Anaerolineae bacterium genomic window:
- the mdh gene encoding malate dehydrogenase yields the protein MDKKVSVIGAGNVGATIAQRLAEKELCDVALIDVVEGVPQGKALDLTEAAPIEKHDAHLSGSNSYEASAGSDIIIITAGIPRKPGMSRDDLIGINAGIVKTVTQQAAKFSPDAVLIVVSNPLDAMCQVAYEASGFPRNRVMGMAGVLDSARFRAFIAMELDVSVENTHAFVLGGHGDTMVPLPRYSTVAGIPITELLSREKIDALIDRTRKGGAEIVGLLKTGSAYYAPASAAVEMAESILKDKKKILPCAAYLDGEYGIRDLFIGVPVKLGANGIEEIIQIKLTDDENTALQKSADAVAELKALLKEIA from the coding sequence ATGGACAAAAAAGTATCTGTAATCGGCGCTGGAAATGTAGGAGCTACTATTGCCCAGAGACTTGCTGAAAAAGAGTTATGCGATGTGGCGCTTATAGATGTTGTTGAGGGGGTGCCCCAGGGAAAGGCTCTGGATCTTACCGAGGCCGCGCCTATTGAAAAGCATGACGCTCATCTTTCAGGCTCAAACAGTTATGAGGCTTCCGCAGGATCCGATATCATTATTATTACAGCCGGCATACCAAGAAAGCCGGGTATGAGCAGGGACGACCTTATAGGCATCAACGCGGGAATTGTGAAAACCGTTACGCAGCAGGCGGCAAAGTTTTCTCCGGATGCTGTTCTTATTGTTGTAAGCAATCCTCTTGATGCCATGTGCCAGGTTGCGTATGAGGCAAGCGGTTTTCCAAGAAACAGAGTAATGGGCATGGCCGGCGTCCTTGATTCCGCCAGGTTCAGGGCCTTTATCGCAATGGAGCTTGATGTTTCGGTTGAAAATACCCATGCGTTTGTCCTTGGCGGGCATGGCGATACCATGGTTCCGCTTCCAAGGTATTCCACTGTGGCAGGCATACCTATTACGGAGCTGCTTTCCAGGGAAAAGATTGACGCCCTGATTGACAGGACAAGAAAGGGTGGCGCAGAGATAGTAGGACTTCTTAAAACAGGAAGCGCTTATTATGCTCCTGCATCCGCGGCAGTGGAAATGGCTGAATCGATTTTAAAGGACAAGAAAAAGATTCTTCCATGCGCGGCATATCTTGATGGTGAGTATGGGATAAGGGATCTTTTTATCGGCGTGCCGGTTAAACTTGGCGCAAACGGTATAGAGGAGATTATACAAATTAAATTAACCGATGATGAAAACACAGCTCTTCAGAAATCAGCGGATGCCGTCGCAGAACTTAAAGCTTTACTTAAAGAAATAGCCTGA